The proteins below come from a single Mesobacillus jeotgali genomic window:
- a CDS encoding acyltransferase → MNANYYKVLLKISKIKYGENLNLQGCPVIYNKRGSSIKIGNNVTIKSSFLSNLVGLYSRSIIVTRTPEAKIEIGDNVGISGATIYARSSITIGNNTMIGGNAKILDNDFHPIEINARNADIKEKIKTRPIYIGENCFIGCNTLILKGTELGDGCVVGAGAVVSGKFPPNSVIVGNPGKTMKIIQQ, encoded by the coding sequence ATGAATGCAAATTACTATAAGGTATTGTTAAAAATTTCAAAGATTAAGTATGGTGAAAATTTAAACTTACAAGGTTGTCCAGTTATTTATAATAAAAGAGGTTCTTCTATAAAAATAGGTAACAATGTTACAATAAAATCTTCATTTTTATCTAATCTCGTAGGTCTTTATTCACGTTCTATAATTGTAACTAGAACACCAGAAGCAAAGATTGAAATTGGAGATAATGTTGGTATCTCTGGAGCAACAATTTACGCTAGGTCTTCCATTACAATTGGTAATAATACTATGATTGGTGGAAATGCAAAAATATTAGACAACGACTTTCATCCCATTGAAATTAATGCAAGAAACGCAGATATTAAGGAAAAGATTAAAACACGTCCAATTTATATTGGTGAAAATTGTTTTATTGGTTGTAACACTCTTATTCTAAAAGGTACTGAATTGGGTGATGGTTGTGTGGTAGGTGCTGGTGCGGTAGTAAGTGGAAAATTCCCTCCAAATAGTGTGATTGTTGGCAATCCAGGGAAAACCATGAAAATAATACAGCAATAA
- a CDS encoding O-antigen ligase family protein: MYISKSEKNLDIKFISLFQCFNVVAIAVSVSASSLLILLVIYGLSVIMEIKNPVKFILLFFISIVVFFFLMKFTTFFSSLERIGNEINASGTSGYERINSPWQYVVSTFNYFPFLGRGLGQEGNVDPIGVIGLYEGVHNSLFGIFVSFGLSALVYIIYFIYYFVRKIKMDIDFLILMVALLGIYASTGAYLSLDTFVVLVLVLFIGDLTKNSRFIINKGDN; the protein is encoded by the coding sequence ATGTATATATCTAAGTCGGAAAAAAATCTAGATATTAAATTTATTAGTTTATTTCAATGTTTTAATGTAGTTGCAATTGCGGTCTCTGTAAGTGCGTCTTCATTATTGATTTTGCTGGTAATCTATGGGTTATCAGTAATAATGGAGATTAAAAATCCTGTTAAATTTATTTTACTATTTTTCATTAGTATTGTTGTATTCTTTTTCCTTATGAAATTTACTACGTTTTTTAGTTCATTAGAACGTATTGGAAACGAGATTAATGCTAGTGGTACTTCTGGATATGAAAGAATTAATTCTCCTTGGCAATACGTAGTATCAACTTTTAATTATTTTCCTTTCTTGGGTCGAGGATTAGGACAAGAGGGCAATGTAGATCCAATAGGAGTAATCGGTTTGTATGAAGGTGTTCACAATTCTTTGTTTGGAATTTTTGTGAGCTTTGGATTAAGTGCACTAGTTTATATTATTTACTTTATTTATTATTTTGTAAGAAAAATTAAAATGGATATTGACTTTCTAATATTGATGGTAGCGCTACTAGGAATCTATGCTTCAACAGGTGCATATTTATCACTAGATACATTTGTTGTATTAGTTTTAGTTTTATTTATTGGAGATTTGACAAAAAATTCACGTTTTATCATTAATAAAGGAGATAATTGA
- a CDS encoding glycosyltransferase family 2 protein — translation MRPLVSCIITTHKRPVEILKRSILSVINQTYNNLEIIIVNDYPEDYDLQISISKMINSFKDKRISYIVHEKNSGAPKARNTGINHSKGEYVAFLDDDDEWLPDKIDKQLKLFDDDQVGLVYCEHYRVEKNRTIRIVPHDYCKDARNKIFIYNFIGGTSFPLMRKKAIIEAGMFDINCKSSQDTDMWIRIIEKYKIKYCKEPLVKYHVSEEAISTDITKIKDGYLYQLEKYRDIYDSDKQLYIKKLNMIAVALFVHGSRKEGMKYWKKAIFMKVTSINNLLFIKKLGGYSLLVIKRNLSKVKVF, via the coding sequence TTGAGACCACTTGTATCATGCATAATCACAACTCACAAAAGACCCGTGGAAATATTAAAAAGGTCAATTTTAAGTGTTATAAACCAAACTTACAATAACCTTGAAATAATAATAGTTAACGATTATCCGGAAGATTACGATTTACAAATTTCTATTTCAAAAATGATAAATTCTTTTAAAGATAAAAGGATCTCATATATTGTGCATGAAAAGAACTCAGGGGCTCCTAAAGCAAGAAATACAGGAATTAACCATTCGAAAGGAGAATATGTAGCATTTCTCGATGATGATGATGAATGGTTACCTGATAAAATTGATAAACAGCTAAAATTATTTGACGATGATCAAGTTGGTCTAGTTTACTGTGAACATTACCGAGTAGAGAAAAACCGTACGATAAGGATAGTTCCACATGACTATTGTAAGGACGCTCGTAACAAAATTTTTATCTATAATTTTATCGGGGGAACTTCATTTCCCCTTATGAGAAAAAAAGCCATTATAGAAGCGGGGATGTTTGACATAAATTGCAAATCCTCCCAGGATACTGATATGTGGATTAGAATAATTGAAAAGTACAAAATAAAATATTGTAAAGAACCTTTGGTCAAGTATCATGTCAGTGAAGAAGCTATATCAACTGATATTACTAAAATCAAAGATGGCTATTTATATCAATTAGAAAAGTATAGAGATATATATGATTCTGATAAACAACTGTATATAAAAAAATTAAATATGATAGCTGTTGCCCTTTTTGTACATGGGTCAAGGAAGGAAGGGATGAAATATTGGAAGAAGGCTATTTTCATGAAAGTGACAAGCATAAATAACCTATTGTTTATTAAAAAGTTGGGAGGTTACTCCCTATTGGTAATAAAGAGAAATCTAAGTAAAGTCAAAGTTTTTTAA
- a CDS encoding UDP-glucose dehydrogenase family protein has translation MKIAVAGTGYVGLVTGVCLAENGHKVTCVDIDEKKVAIMRAGVSPIYEPGLEELMQKNMQSLHFTTDYQEAYKDADVVFIGVGTPEKQDGSANLTYVYGVAEQIAESIEKDCVVVVKSTVPIGTNDKIEEVIKSKLKNNVNVYVASNPEFLAQGTAVRDTLHASRIVVGVEDSYPGKVLKEVYKNFDAPIIVTNRKSAEMIKYASNDFLALKISFINEIANLCEIIGADIEDVALGMGFDSRIGNRFLNAGIGYGGSCFPKDTKALHWLANFHDHELKTVKAAIDVNENQKLKLIKKSRKYYESLQGLNVAVLGLTFKPGTDDLREAPTLVNIPLMLEDGANVRAWDPVGVNNFKKLYPNEVAYCDSIESTIKDADICFIFTEWDEVKDFDLSKYSELMKSPIVLDGRNCYDLKSTKKASMIYDSIGRETVNSLEPSLV, from the coding sequence ATGAAAATAGCTGTTGCCGGAACAGGATATGTTGGATTAGTAACCGGCGTTTGTCTTGCTGAAAACGGGCATAAAGTTACTTGTGTTGATATAGATGAGAAAAAAGTAGCGATAATGAGAGCTGGGGTTTCACCCATTTATGAGCCAGGGCTTGAAGAATTAATGCAGAAGAATATGCAGAGCCTTCATTTTACTACAGACTATCAGGAAGCCTATAAAGATGCGGATGTTGTTTTTATTGGGGTGGGAACTCCAGAAAAACAAGATGGTTCTGCTAATTTAACATACGTGTATGGAGTGGCGGAACAAATAGCTGAAAGTATCGAAAAGGATTGCGTAGTGGTTGTTAAGTCTACCGTACCAATTGGTACTAATGATAAAATTGAAGAAGTAATCAAAAGTAAATTAAAGAATAATGTTAATGTATACGTTGCTTCAAATCCAGAATTCTTGGCTCAAGGTACGGCAGTGAGAGATACTTTGCATGCGTCGAGAATTGTCGTAGGAGTAGAAGATTCATATCCTGGTAAAGTACTAAAAGAGGTTTACAAGAATTTCGATGCTCCAATCATTGTGACTAACAGAAAAAGTGCAGAGATGATTAAGTACGCTTCTAACGACTTTCTTGCTTTAAAAATATCATTCATCAACGAGATTGCTAACTTGTGTGAAATTATCGGGGCTGATATTGAAGACGTGGCACTTGGTATGGGCTTTGATAGCCGTATCGGAAACAGATTCTTAAATGCCGGGATCGGCTATGGAGGTTCTTGCTTCCCTAAAGATACGAAAGCACTTCACTGGTTAGCCAACTTCCATGATCATGAACTGAAGACGGTTAAAGCTGCAATCGATGTTAATGAAAATCAGAAGCTCAAGTTAATTAAAAAGTCTCGTAAATATTATGAAAGTTTGCAAGGTTTGAATGTTGCCGTGCTAGGTTTGACCTTTAAACCCGGTACAGATGATTTAAGAGAAGCTCCTACCCTGGTTAATATTCCTCTAATGCTGGAAGATGGGGCAAATGTGAGAGCATGGGATCCAGTTGGAGTTAACAACTTTAAAAAGTTGTACCCTAATGAGGTTGCGTACTGTGATTCAATAGAGAGTACTATAAAGGATGCAGATATTTGCTTCATTTTTACAGAATGGGATGAGGTTAAAGACTTTGATTTATCCAAGTACTCAGAGCTGATGAAATCTCCAATTGTCTTGGATGGTAGAAATTGCTACGACCTCAAGAGTACAAAAAAAGCAAGTATGATCTATGATTCAATTGGTAGAGAGACAGTAAATAGTCTTGAACCGTCATTAGTTTAG
- a CDS encoding glycosyltransferase family 4 protein — MIRALPEIIREYPETHLYIAGNDLTKTESLYTKLKISSFALYIKSLIKKYGLEKKVTFTGPLTEKQMKDRFLKSHVFVSPSTIENSPNSLGEAMLLGVPCISSDVGGVKNMLNHNEEGFIYQGDAPYMLGYYVKKIFKNPEIAKEFGIKARKHAQVTHHRDINLKTLMKIYENILDYEDSK; from the coding sequence ATGATTAGAGCCCTGCCAGAAATTATACGTGAATATCCAGAAACCCATCTTTATATTGCTGGGAATGATTTAACTAAAACAGAGTCTTTGTATACAAAACTTAAAATATCTTCTTTTGCATTATATATAAAATCATTGATTAAAAAATATGGCTTAGAAAAGAAAGTTACATTTACAGGTCCTTTGACTGAAAAGCAAATGAAAGATAGATTCCTTAAAAGTCATGTGTTTGTATCTCCTTCCACGATAGAAAATTCACCTAATTCATTGGGAGAAGCGATGCTTTTAGGAGTTCCCTGCATTTCCTCTGATGTAGGTGGGGTTAAAAATATGCTAAATCATAACGAGGAGGGATTTATTTATCAAGGTGATGCTCCTTATATGCTCGGATACTATGTAAAAAAAATATTTAAAAATCCAGAAATTGCAAAAGAATTTGGAATCAAGGCCAGGAAACATGCACAAGTAACTCACCATAGAGATATTAACCTTAAAACATTAATGAAAATTTATGAAAATATCCTTGATTATGAAGATTCTAAGTAA
- a CDS encoding lipopolysaccharide biosynthesis protein has protein sequence MESTRLLKNVLFYFLGTLSKLLQILLIPVYSLYINPSEFGYFNLIISIIALSIPLLYQSIWEGVLRFTIEKQGNERKVITTATYYSIGLTVIYSLLFLIFHFVLNLHYGIGILLMGIFQIASSFWQFTARALNKNKIYTLSIIAESVVMIMLNIILIVFFNVDILALFIANIAGKIVLILIIESDVKLLAGLKKSDFDITLLKSIIKYSLPLSVNAVSWWLISSSNTLIISYKLGIEQNGIFSLANRFGALMTLFTTVLNMAWLEESFRIHGEKDSDDYFNKILDILIRFILIGVAILIPATYIFYQFFVFGDYKSGVVLTPIIYLNAALSAIVTHLGSGFLANKESKVIFQTTLIGGVISIILAYIGANIFGVIGVVAASLIGTISMFAFRVPMLKKRMILNINYSILFGLSLTCVALMVISHLYKEFLVVQLIILIIVGLFGIFVNKRLVFSLLKKSLR, from the coding sequence TTGGAGTCAACACGTTTACTAAAAAATGTCTTATTTTATTTTCTTGGTACACTTTCGAAATTGTTACAAATCTTATTGATACCTGTGTATTCATTATATATTAATCCTTCGGAATTTGGATATTTTAATCTTATTATTTCTATTATTGCACTATCTATTCCGCTATTGTATCAATCTATTTGGGAAGGTGTGCTTAGATTTACAATAGAAAAACAGGGAAATGAACGAAAGGTTATTACTACAGCAACTTATTATTCTATTGGACTAACAGTCATATACTCACTACTTTTTTTAATTTTCCATTTTGTATTAAATTTGCATTATGGAATAGGTATATTGCTAATGGGGATTTTTCAAATAGCTTCATCCTTTTGGCAATTTACTGCTCGTGCTTTAAATAAAAATAAAATTTATACTTTATCAATTATTGCAGAATCAGTAGTTATGATTATGCTTAATATCATACTTATTGTGTTTTTTAATGTTGATATATTAGCATTGTTTATTGCAAATATTGCGGGGAAAATTGTTTTGATCTTAATTATTGAATCAGATGTTAAATTGTTGGCAGGATTAAAGAAGTCTGACTTTGATATAACTTTACTGAAGTCAATTATTAAGTACTCACTCCCTTTAAGTGTGAATGCCGTTTCATGGTGGTTAATAAGTTCAAGCAATACATTGATTATTTCTTATAAGCTAGGAATTGAACAGAACGGTATATTTTCATTAGCTAATCGATTTGGTGCTTTAATGACACTATTCACTACTGTTTTAAATATGGCATGGTTAGAGGAATCTTTTAGAATACATGGAGAAAAAGATAGTGATGACTATTTTAATAAAATTCTAGATATATTGATTAGGTTCATTCTTATAGGAGTTGCAATATTAATTCCTGCTACCTATATATTTTATCAGTTTTTTGTTTTTGGAGATTATAAAAGCGGTGTAGTTTTAACACCTATTATTTATCTAAATGCTGCTTTATCCGCAATAGTCACACATCTAGGCAGCGGTTTTTTAGCTAATAAAGAAAGTAAAGTTATATTCCAAACAACATTAATAGGAGGAGTTATCTCTATAATTTTGGCTTATATTGGCGCAAATATATTTGGAGTTATAGGGGTGGTAGCTGCTTCTCTAATTGGAACTATATCTATGTTTGCTTTTAGAGTTCCAATGTTAAAAAAACGTATGATCTTAAATATAAATTATAGTATTTTGTTTGGTTTATCATTAACATGTGTTGCTCTAATGGTCATAAGTCATTTATATAAGGAATTTCTTGTTGTTCAATTAATTATATTAATTATAGTAGGGCTATTCGGAATATTTGTGAATAAAAGACTTGTTTTCAGTTTACTAAAGAAATCTTTACGATAG
- a CDS encoding phospho-sugar mutase — MDWKETLEKWTSFSELQNELSDKLDKLSKTATELEDSFYKHLEFGTGGMRGEIGPGTNRMNIYTIRRAAEGLALYIAEKGEEAKKRGVAIAYDSRHKSPEFALEVAKTVGKHGIKTYLFEELRPTPELSFALRYLNAFAGVVITASHNPPEYNGFKVYGEDGGQIPPEAADEIIQYVNAVENELTVEVATEEELLENGLLTYIGEEIDQEYVSSLKTLQLNADIVKSVSDNLKIVFSPLHGTGNKPVQEGLKAFGFTNVTVVNEQEVPDPNFSTLKSPNPEEHAAFEIAIRYGKKVDADILMATDPDADRLGVAVRDLQGEYVVLTGNQMGALMLEYLLSQKKEKGLLPDNGVVIKTIVTSEIGRAIAAEYGIPTIDTLTGFKFIGEKINDFENTGEHTFLFGYEESYGYLIGDFVRDKDAVQSAVFATEVAAFYKAKGMTLYEGLLEIYEKYGYYQEDLETITLKGKDGAEQIAMLMSRFREEPIKEVAAIEVTVIEDYLESTQFDLRGNKECAIALPKSNVLKYHLADGSWFCLRPSGTEPKAKFYFGVKAETLETSREKLLSIKEAVMNKVQEVLS, encoded by the coding sequence ATGGATTGGAAAGAAACATTAGAGAAATGGACTTCATTTAGTGAATTACAAAACGAATTATCGGATAAATTAGATAAATTATCCAAGACAGCAACGGAGCTGGAAGATAGCTTCTATAAACATTTAGAATTCGGCACAGGCGGCATGCGTGGTGAAATAGGTCCTGGTACAAACCGTATGAACATTTATACGATTCGTCGTGCCGCTGAGGGGCTTGCACTGTATATTGCCGAAAAGGGTGAAGAAGCCAAGAAGCGTGGGGTTGCTATTGCTTATGATTCGCGCCATAAATCACCTGAATTTGCGTTGGAAGTTGCAAAAACGGTCGGAAAGCATGGTATTAAAACATACCTATTTGAAGAATTGCGACCAACACCGGAACTTTCATTTGCTTTAAGATATTTAAATGCCTTTGCTGGTGTGGTTATAACAGCAAGCCATAATCCACCTGAGTATAATGGTTTTAAAGTATATGGTGAAGATGGAGGGCAAATTCCTCCAGAGGCTGCAGATGAGATCATTCAATATGTGAATGCTGTAGAGAATGAATTAACGGTAGAGGTAGCGACTGAAGAGGAACTTTTAGAAAACGGTTTGTTAACTTACATTGGTGAAGAAATCGATCAAGAGTATGTTTCAAGCCTAAAAACTTTGCAATTGAATGCTGACATAGTTAAAAGTGTTTCAGATAATTTGAAGATTGTTTTTTCTCCTTTGCACGGAACAGGGAATAAGCCGGTTCAAGAAGGATTGAAGGCATTTGGTTTTACGAATGTAACAGTGGTAAATGAACAGGAAGTGCCTGATCCGAACTTTTCAACGTTGAAATCTCCTAATCCTGAAGAGCATGCTGCTTTTGAGATAGCTATCCGCTATGGAAAAAAAGTGGATGCTGATATTTTGATGGCTACTGATCCCGATGCTGATCGCCTCGGTGTCGCGGTGAGAGACCTGCAGGGGGAATATGTAGTCTTGACTGGTAACCAGATGGGTGCATTAATGCTGGAATACTTACTATCCCAGAAGAAAGAAAAAGGGTTATTGCCTGATAATGGGGTCGTAATCAAGACCATTGTAACTTCTGAAATCGGTCGGGCTATTGCGGCGGAGTACGGTATTCCTACCATTGATACCCTGACTGGATTTAAGTTTATTGGCGAGAAAATCAATGATTTTGAGAACACGGGAGAGCATACTTTCCTATTTGGCTATGAAGAGAGCTATGGATACTTAATCGGTGATTTTGTCCGAGATAAAGATGCGGTCCAATCTGCGGTTTTTGCTACAGAAGTGGCAGCTTTTTATAAAGCAAAAGGAATGACATTGTATGAAGGCTTGCTAGAGATCTATGAGAAGTATGGATATTATCAAGAGGATCTCGAAACAATTACTTTAAAAGGTAAAGATGGAGCAGAGCAAATTGCAATGCTTATGAGTCGTTTCCGTGAAGAACCAATAAAGGAAGTAGCTGCAATCGAAGTAACTGTGATTGAAGATTACCTGGAGAGTACACAATTTGATTTAAGGGGCAATAAAGAGTGTGCCATTGCATTGCCAAAATCAAATGTTCTTAAGTATCACCTAGCTGACGGGTCATGGTTCTGTTTGCGTCCATCCGGCACGGAACCAAAAGCGAAGTTCTACTTTGGTGTTAAAGCGGAAACACTGGAGACAAGTCGTGAGAAATTGCTAAGCATAAAAGAAGCAGTTATGAATAAGGTTCAAGAGGTATTATCCTAG
- a CDS encoding DUF2264 domain-containing protein, which yields MALNQLKENPLYTKADYEKALLDLCTPVVPYFSEDKALLSLSSYNATNYSDLILNIEAFARILWGLGPFSREKNDNPIVNNFKEGILNGTNPNHPNYWGKIEDFDQRAVEMPSIALFLYFSKGDFWDNLNDIQKDNIQSWLLQINHKKLVDNNWLFFAVLVNISLKKIGGEYCNKTIDNNLARIDEFYLGAGWYSDGETNQRDYYISFAIHFYSLIYSKIMKNDDINRSKEYKNRAELFAKDFIYWFSTDGSAIPFGRSLTYRFAQVAFWSAIIYAEVDVFSLGIVKGVINRNLRWWFKQQIFDNSGLLTVGYAYPNINMSEEYNGSGSAYWALKVFLILALDNQHEYWKVNEEELPPLHSRVIQQHSRMTICRNNSHVAAFVNGQNCEGLVHSAAKYEKMVYSNIFGFSVPRSNNSIRQGAYDSTLSISDDGEVFKPRSGLKYYLNEDKFLYSIWKPWNDVEVETYILPNVPWHIRIHKIKTKRNIILCESGYSIERKSHLNPSISRTINERDNGVGITYGNIHSGILSLIGNGLPEVIYPVANTNLNFPRTELPVLSWKLRKGDYFIVNAVLGDMSFNRKNENYWNDIPKVNVEGNTISVSHHDIAEVINLEKNYKSPPSMYKKVNNLKKKTKSLVKSIRKL from the coding sequence ATGGCCTTAAATCAACTAAAGGAAAATCCACTATATACAAAAGCTGATTATGAAAAAGCTTTATTGGACCTCTGTACTCCTGTTGTACCCTATTTTAGCGAAGATAAAGCATTATTATCGTTGTCTTCCTATAATGCCACAAATTATAGTGATCTTATTTTAAATATAGAAGCATTTGCAAGAATATTATGGGGTTTAGGTCCTTTTTCAAGAGAAAAGAATGATAATCCTATCGTAAACAATTTCAAAGAAGGCATTTTAAATGGAACGAATCCTAATCATCCAAACTATTGGGGAAAAATAGAAGATTTTGATCAACGTGCAGTTGAAATGCCTAGCATAGCCCTTTTCCTTTATTTTTCTAAAGGTGATTTTTGGGATAACTTAAATGATATTCAAAAAGATAATATACAATCATGGTTACTACAAATTAATCATAAAAAGTTAGTTGATAATAATTGGTTATTCTTCGCGGTATTAGTAAATATTTCATTAAAAAAAATTGGAGGAGAATATTGTAATAAAACAATAGATAATAATTTGGCTAGAATTGATGAGTTTTATCTCGGTGCTGGATGGTATTCTGATGGGGAAACAAATCAAAGAGACTATTATATTTCTTTTGCGATTCACTTCTATTCACTGATATATTCTAAAATTATGAAAAATGATGATATAAATCGTAGTAAGGAGTATAAAAATAGAGCCGAATTATTTGCAAAAGATTTTATTTATTGGTTTTCTACAGATGGTTCGGCAATACCTTTTGGAAGAAGTTTAACATACCGATTTGCCCAGGTGGCATTTTGGAGTGCTATAATATATGCAGAAGTTGATGTCTTTTCTCTGGGAATTGTAAAGGGAGTAATAAATCGTAATTTAAGATGGTGGTTTAAGCAACAGATTTTTGACAACTCAGGCTTATTAACTGTAGGCTATGCTTACCCTAATATAAATATGTCTGAGGAGTATAACGGTAGTGGATCTGCCTACTGGGCGCTAAAAGTTTTCTTAATATTAGCTCTAGATAACCAACACGAATACTGGAAAGTTAATGAAGAGGAACTTCCACCTCTACACTCTAGAGTAATACAACAACATTCTCGAATGACGATTTGTAGGAATAATAGTCATGTTGCTGCATTTGTAAATGGACAAAACTGTGAAGGATTGGTTCATTCTGCTGCTAAATATGAAAAGATGGTTTATTCTAATATATTTGGGTTTAGTGTTCCAAGGTCTAACAATAGTATCAGGCAAGGTGCTTATGACTCAACTTTATCAATAAGTGATGATGGAGAAGTATTTAAACCGAGATCAGGCCTCAAATATTATTTAAATGAGGATAAATTTCTATATTCAATTTGGAAACCTTGGAACGATGTAGAAGTAGAAACTTATATATTGCCTAACGTTCCATGGCATATAAGGATTCATAAAATAAAGACTAAAAGGAATATTATACTTTGCGAAAGTGGATATTCTATTGAACGAAAGTCGCATCTTAATCCTTCAATTTCACGAACAATTAACGAGAGAGATAATGGAGTAGGAATTACTTATGGTAATATTCATAGCGGAATACTATCTTTAATTGGAAATGGTCTTCCAGAAGTAATCTACCCAGTGGCAAATACTAATCTTAATTTTCCTAGAACAGAGCTACCAGTATTATCATGGAAACTGAGAAAAGGTGATTACTTTATAGTTAACGCTGTTTTAGGAGATATGAGTTTCAATAGAAAAAATGAAAATTACTGGAACGATATTCCTAAAGTTAATGTTGAAGGAAATACAATTTCTGTATCCCATCACGATATAGCGGAAGTAATTAATTTAGAAAAAAATTACAAGTCACCACCTTCAATGTATAAAAAAGTTAATAACCTTAAAAAGAAAACAAAATCATTGGTGAAATCTATTAGGAAACTATGA
- a CDS encoding glycosyltransferase: protein MKVIAYYISDYGYGHASRSIAIIRELLLRDSNIRVIVCHSFAVSFMKASILSRRVSFRELNTDIGYFLKKGSIYPDKRLLFEEYLKFINDWDSRLLEEEKFLKINHVDLVISDISPLPFEPARNLGIPSIGLSNFTWFTAYQGLIEEAILTPLKEVYSKITYFFSLAGSNETWGSDSKEYGFFSRKVDLSEINSIRNQVDKSHEKKIVFLGLGMKIDQATFDLLPIWDSPDIEFVISSNVPVKRENVQQIPLDYVETQNYIASSDLVITKAGWGMVGEALNNNVPLLILERRSMTEDQSTINYLKKYSACEVIDWNEFKNLQVNYSFIDRLNKNLFRDKHTSNNSVNEIAEDILKILYKQEQFL, encoded by the coding sequence ATGAAAGTAATTGCTTATTACATTTCTGATTATGGCTATGGGCATGCTTCTCGGAGTATAGCTATTATAAGAGAACTTCTTCTTCGAGATTCTAATATACGAGTTATTGTTTGCCATTCATTTGCCGTTTCTTTTATGAAAGCTTCAATTCTTTCTAGGCGAGTTTCTTTCCGGGAATTAAATACTGACATAGGATATTTTTTAAAAAAAGGCTCCATTTATCCTGATAAAAGGTTGTTATTCGAAGAATATCTCAAGTTTATTAATGATTGGGATAGTCGACTTTTAGAGGAAGAAAAATTTTTGAAGATTAATCATGTGGATCTAGTGATATCTGATATTAGCCCTTTGCCTTTTGAGCCGGCTAGAAACTTGGGTATTCCTTCTATAGGTCTTTCAAATTTCACCTGGTTCACAGCTTACCAAGGATTGATTGAGGAAGCTATATTGACTCCACTTAAAGAGGTCTATAGTAAAATAACCTATTTCTTTTCATTAGCAGGAAGCAATGAAACATGGGGATCCGACTCCAAAGAGTATGGATTTTTTTCTAGAAAAGTTGATTTATCAGAAATCAATAGTATTAGAAATCAGGTTGATAAAAGTCATGAAAAGAAGATTGTTTTTTTAGGGCTTGGGATGAAAATTGATCAGGCAACATTTGATTTACTCCCTATATGGGATAGTCCTGATATAGAATTTGTTATTTCTTCAAATGTCCCAGTTAAAAGAGAGAATGTGCAACAAATTCCACTAGATTATGTTGAAACTCAGAACTATATAGCATCTTCTGATTTAGTCATAACAAAAGCTGGATGGGGTATGGTGGGTGAAGCATTAAACAATAATGTCCCACTATTAATATTAGAAAGACGTTCAATGACTGAAGATCAATCTACTATTAACTATTTGAAAAAATATAGCGCATGCGAAGTAATCGATTGGAATGAATTTAAAAATCTCCAAGTTAATTATTCATTTATTGATCGTTTAAATAAGAACTTGTTTAGAGATAAACATACTAGTAATAACTCTGTTAATGAAATTGCAGAAGATATCCTTAAAATTTTATATAAACAAGAACAATTTCTATAA